A stretch of DNA from Arachis hypogaea cultivar Tifrunner chromosome 19, arahy.Tifrunner.gnm2.J5K5, whole genome shotgun sequence:
ATCTCCAATCATCATGAGTCAATTTGAGCCGTAGTAAATCGTAGCGGAGGTGATCGGAAACCTCCGAGAGCATGGTGGATGTTTTGTATTCGGTACATTGGTAGCAACTTCTTAAGGGAATTCGAAGTTCTGAACTTGCAAAAGCTTGTGGTCAACATTGGGTATTCAAGGACAATGGAGGAGTACAACGTCAACTATAGGAGGTTGCAAGAACGAGGTGAGGCATATGTTTGTTGGTGCGACAACATCGAACGTCCCCAGTGGGTGTTGGCATTTGACGAGGGACATCGAtggggtcacatgacgacgaaccTTGCCGAGTGCATTAATTTGGTGTTGAAGGGTGCTCGAAATCTTCCTATCTTGGTGCTAGTTCGAGCAACATATTATTGGTTGAACGAGTTGTTTACACGTAAGAGTACTGAGGCTTACTAGCGCAAGCGTGCTGGATTTACTTTCTCAAAGTTTGAGACTCAGCGGATAGAGGCAAACACGCAGCGTGCAGGTAACATCGTTGTGCACTGGTTTGATAGAAGAAACGAGGTGTTTGAGGTGCGCGGAATGCCTAGTGGAAAAGTGTTAGTTGTTGATCTTGCGCGACGGAGGTGCGATTGTGGGAATTTTCAGGTAGAGCGAATTCCATGTCGCCATGTTATTGTGTGCTGTGCTAACCAGCGACTGGATTGACAGGTGTATGTCGGCGATATATACAAGATTTCAGAGATTCAGAAGGTCTATAGAGTTGAGTTTGTTCCGTTAGGTGACACGGAGACATGGCCTGATTACCCGGGACCGACGATGGTCGCGAATCCTGCCTTGAGAAAAAAGTCAAAAGGTCGTCCCAAATTGACTCGCTGAAAATGCGTGGTCCCCGGGTATGTCGTCTTTGCGGGAGACAGGGACATAGTCGTAGTAGATGTCCTCAACGTGCTGGATCAAGTGGGGTTGGTGGCAGTGGTGGTTTATAGGATTTTATTTCCAATGGTGGTTTGTAGGGTCATAGATGTAGTACTTTTAATATCTATGTAATTTGAGTCAATGTATTTCAATGTTAAATTTCAATGTAGTTATTTTCAGTTAATGTAGTTCAATTATGGATTTCAATATCTATGTAATTTTAAGTTAATGTATTTGAGATAACGCATTCAATTATAAATTTGACTCAAACTGAAAGTTAATACAACAAATAAAACGATGAAGTTAAACAAAGTTTGACTAATGGGAAGTTAAACAAACTTTGACTAActgaaaattaaaacaagaaatacAACGATGAAATAAACAAACTTCGAGGAAAccctaaattaaaacaagaaatacAACGATGAAGTAAATAAAGTTCgattaaactaaaaactaatacaACAAATACAATGATGAAATAAACAAAGTTTGACTAACAGCTTACGACTTCTTGAAAACCCCATCGTCTTGTTCGCTATCCTTTTAACACTTGACGGTGTAAACCTGGTTGATGGACAGACTGGACCAACCTCCATCTGCGTGTCCCTCCACTGGACTCGACACACCTGCCTGTCCCTCTACTGGACCTGACCCACTTGTTGGGGTGGAAGGACTAGGGATATACTCGCCAACATGCTCCTATGTCGGCTCATTCAGGTCCAAACTGATCAGAGCCTATTGTGATGCATTCATACGACCCCGATCGATCCGAATATGCAACTTGATGCATACAGTGGCTCGACTATCAGGTGTAGCTAGTGGATGGTGTTGATGAGACGAACCACGCCTTAAAAGCTAGCTGTTAAGGGAGAAGAACCACTCTCCTTATATACAACATCAAGCATCCCAAACTACTCAATGTGAGACTTTGAGCATCCATAATACCCAAGACCCTAACAATACACCGGCCCCGAGAGCCGACGTCCACAGCGGCTTCACTCTATCGACACTGACCCAACAGTAGCCACTTTGCTACGGTCTATCAGTATTCGGTATTCACCTTAATCTCAGGGCCGGTGTATTGTTAGGGACTTGGGTAGGTAGCCCTTTCCATGGCGCCGACAACCACGCTCTGATTCCATTGTTAAGTATCTAAGGAAAGTGGGAAACCACGCCTTAAAAGCTATCGGCTCTCAGGGCCGGTGTATTGTTAGGGACTTGGGTAGGTAGCCCTTTCCATGGCGCCGACAACCACGCTCTGATACCATTGTTAAGTATCTAAGAAAAGTGGGAAACCACGCCTTAAAAGCTATCGGCTCTCAGGGCCGGTGTATTGTTAGGGACTTGGGTAGGTAGCCCTTTCCATGGCGCCGACAACCATGCTCTGATACCATTGTTAAGTATCTAAGGAAAGTGGGAAACCACACCTTAAAAGCTATCGGCTCTTAGGGCCGGTGTATTGTTAGGGACTTGGGTAGGTAACCCTTTCCATGGCGCCGACAACCACGCTCTGATACCATTGTTAGGTATCTAAGGAAAGTGGGAAACCACGCCTTAAAAGCTGTCAGCTCTCAGGGCCGGTGTATTGTTAGGGACTTGGGTAGGTAGCCATTTCCATGGCGCCGACAACCACGCTCTGATACCATTGTTAAGTATCTAAGGAAAGTGGGGAACCACACCTTAAAAGCTAGCTGTTAAGGGGAAAGAACATTCTCCTTATATACAACATCAAGCATCCCATACTACTCGATGTGGGACTTTGAGCACCCAATGCCCGGTGGGATTGTGAGGACTACTGTGATGGGATGGTTGGGATGTAAGCATCATCAAGAACAGGACCACTACTGTCAAGGAATCGATAGATGATATCGTATTCCCCAAATGTCTGTGGTGAGAACTGGTATGGCTTATGTTGCCCGAGGGGGGACTGTGCATATCCGTACTGGCGAACCACTCGGTCCGCAGGAACCCATTTGACTCGAATAACACCAATGGCCCCACCGTGTCACAGACATCAAGGTGTCCATGTAGTTCAGCAGGAGTGATGATGCCGACATACGGCCTGCAAACAAACTGCAAAATATTCCAAGGGGCATTAGATTGTTAATAATACcgtaaattataacaaaaaaccTCAAAACCCATACTCATCTCTTCCATAAAGTCGAGTGCGTGCCTAATGTTCGCCTGCGTCATAAACATCCATTTTCGAGACCGTGGATGATGATTCCATCTACACAGAGAACATTATTCACATAGTTTGAATTACATCTTGCCAGTAAACCATAAATAGCATACAAGTCAAATTCCAATAAAATAATGACGTTACCTGCGTGTCACCGGTATCTCAACCGGCACAAGCTGGTGTCGGAGAATGGGCGCCAGCCACAGCATACGCACCCACGCCCAAGCAAACAACTAAGTGGCCCATCCATCTCCTTACAATCGTACCGTGATGCACGACACAGTGACCTATAAAGGTGCGCAAGGCAAGCTGACCCCCAACTGTAATTGCCAATCTGATCAAAATTCTGGAGCAATGGTAAATACTTCGCATGAGCATATGCCGTCGACTTATCCACGAAGAGGGTGGTACCCAGCAGACAGAAGATGTGACACTTAATATAATGTATAATAGACTCCCATGTATCCAAAGACTGTGTGTCTCTAATATGGCGAACCCATGAAAGATTTATGTAGCTTTTGGAGGAACTGCTCACTTGGGATTCAGTATCCAATATTACGAGGCTCTGGGTGACCAAGAAGTCGTGATTGCTATCGGTCCAACCAGTCACACTCTCTCCATTAATTGGTAGGCCAAATAAGTGTAACATGTCCTCCAGTGTCACTGTAACCTCACCCACTAGCATGACAAACGTATGTGTCTCCGGCTGCCACCTTTCCATAAGAGTGGCTGGTAGAATCCGGTGGTTCATAAGGCATCGTCAACCGCCGGATGCCACGTCTCTGGCTGGTCACGCTTACGGGGCAGAAGATTTTTATTAGCATGGTAAAATTCAACCAcaaaaagaattaatttaataaataacaaaaataataaattaataacttcttttaacagaaaataaaataaataataattaaacaaatttaaatatcttattaTTCACATTTATAAcatcattttattaattaaaacagaaaataaaataaaaataatattaattcgaatttattaattaaacattTATAATCATAATAtcttgaaacaaaaaataaaataaaatattatactagaaatatttttttaaaataaaataatattaatttaaatttattaattaaacatttataaatatttttattatttttcaatttaatcattaaaatttacttaacataatcataatcacaatattataccaaaaaattaaaaaaaaatatgtgtcttatttattaatttaaaaattaacaaaaaaaaagaataatattcattaatatttaaccgtacatttaaaataatattatccaaataaataataacaaattactAAATTTATGTTAACcaaataaatactaataaattaatcaaaaacaataaatttacaTAATTAAGATATTCTAAataattgaaaacatgattttcaaGAGATGTATAATTACGTACCATTTTAAATGTTCTAATTTTATTCTCAGCCTTAAACAAATTCAAAACATACAACACAATAAATGAAATCACTCAGTCTTAATACTCTATTACCCCACCACTCTCAATAATAGAATGAAAGCAAGCCCCAGCCCCACCACCATTTAATACACCCGCGGCACCAATCCTTATCCCTCACCATAAATGATTGCTGTTTCCGGAACAGAATCTGCTGCTTGCAAAGAGACACGGGGCAATACGCATATTGCATGCTGCTGCATGCATGACACGTGGCACAATGACATAAACATATAGATAACGTGCTGCTTGGATGAAGACACGTAGCGCAGCAAGACTAACACGCAACACGCGTGGATGGATGACATGTGGCTTAGTTAGGTTATCACACAACCTGCATGCTGCTTGGATGGAGTCTCTTActattaaacaaattcaaaatatacAACCCAATGAATGAAACCACTTAGTCTCAACACTCCATTACCCTACCACTCTCAACAATAGAATGAAAGCAAACCTCAGCCCCACCAACATTTAATACACTCGTGACTCCATCCCCACTATCATTTAATACACCCGCGTCACTAACTCTCAATCCTCACCATAAATGACTGCTGTTCCCGGAGCAAAGTCTGTCGTTTGTAAGGAGACACGAGACAATACGCATGTTGCGTGTTGCTGCATGCATGACATGTGGCGCAGCGGCATTAACATGCAGACAACTtgctgattggatgaagacacgtGGCGCAGCGATGCTAATATGCGTGCTGCGTGAATAGATGACATGTGGCTCAGCTAGGTTATCACGCAACTTGCATGCTGTTTGGATGGAGTCTCTTGttattatgtaatttttttaggtctatgaaaataaaaatatacgagTATATcatgatatattttaaaaatttaaatcgatagaagaagattaatgaataattatattttagtaatttattttagataagagtttttttttatcttaaaaatatgagttttttatagattttttatattttttatattaatttcttttaataaaaatgaaaattttaaataattaatagaaaaaaatatataaatagttatatatttatatatctaataaaatataaCCGTATTTACAAAAGATGATGAATATATTATCTTATAATTAGTATATTAATAGATATAAacatacatttaattttttataaatttaatgtgCATTATATAATAATAAGTACGAGATTAATTTAGATGAAAAATACTAAATATTCTAAATTAAAGGTCTCAAGTTCAAGCTttacaaatttaataaccaatccttttttttctttttttagaagATCATAATTTCAGTAGACAGAGGTCTGACCCTCTGATTTCTTGTTTTTGTACATTATCCCCAAGAGCAGCCACATATTTCACATTAACCCCTAGAGAATACTAATTTACAGTAGTAGCCCGACTCTGTTCAAAATAACACTACAGCCCCAAACAAAACAGAATTCTCACGCTCTGCATCCTCAGCTTCCCGCATATAGTCAAATGAATTCATTCCTAAATAATTTGAATGCAAGTATAATCAAAATCATGGAGAAACAGGGGACATGTTCTACAAGGAATTGAAGAGAACCTTTGTCACATGGGAAGCATCAAATCATGTG
This window harbors:
- the LOC112775965 gene encoding uncharacterized protein, with protein sequence MGTISQNHSKLDSNTIAEAMKPLVESDPSIKIKFIIAEVQTRFNYTISYRKAWLMPSSQVQRETRPLYNESQEVDGVRILHRVFLSFNPCRRAFKYCKPLVQIDGTHLYGKYKDCLLVAVAQDRNQNIVLIAFAIVEVNRSGGDRKPPRAWWMFCIRYIGSNFLREFEVLNLQKLVVNIGYSRTMEEYNVNYRRLQERGEAYVCWCDNIERPQWVLAFDEGHRWGHMTTNLAECINLVLKGARNLPILVYVGDIYKISEIQKVYRVEFVPLGDTETWPDYPGPTMVANPALRKKSKGRPKLTR